One genomic region from Granulicatella adiacens ATCC 49175 encodes:
- a CDS encoding phosphotransferase family protein, with amino-acid sequence MEYNMDSGWDLHPIGGDTGQAYMGVKDHERVFLKRNASPFLAVLSGEGITPKLIWTKRAGNGDVITAQEWLTGRSLTKEEMGSIEVIELLQQIHQSPNLLQMLQQIQGEEYSTQKFIDEYLNNLQSGLQTHRFLNEVLNYLIETIPLVSEVGKTVCHGDLDRRNFMLSEDEKLYLVDWEMVRLADPVSDLTMILTQYIPVHQWGEWLDMYGLQLSTNIYQRIEWYALMNCLNYIKKTHFEGRYLEMNEKILLVKSIYNNRIGKPRES; translated from the coding sequence ATGGAATATAACATGGACTCAGGATGGGATCTTCATCCAATTGGTGGAGACACCGGTCAAGCATATATGGGAGTAAAAGACCATGAACGCGTGTTTCTAAAAAGGAACGCCTCACCATTTTTAGCGGTGTTATCGGGTGAAGGTATCACTCCTAAGTTAATATGGACCAAACGTGCGGGTAATGGGGATGTCATTACGGCTCAAGAATGGTTAACTGGTAGATCCCTTACTAAGGAAGAAATGGGGTCCATCGAAGTCATCGAGCTGTTACAACAAATCCATCAGTCCCCAAATCTTTTACAAATGTTACAGCAAATTCAAGGTGAAGAATATAGCACACAGAAATTTATTGATGAATATTTGAATAATTTACAATCGGGATTACAAACACATCGTTTTTTAAACGAAGTATTGAATTATTTGATTGAAACTATTCCACTGGTAAGTGAAGTTGGGAAGACAGTTTGTCATGGAGATCTTGATCGTCGTAATTTTATGTTATCTGAAGACGAGAAGCTCTATCTTGTAGACTGGGAAATGGTTCGGCTTGCTGATCCAGTTTCTGATTTGACAATGATACTAACGCAATATATCCCTGTGCATCAATGGGGAGAATGGCTCGATATGTATGGATTACAGCTTTCTACAAATATTTATCAGCGAATTGAATGGTATGCTTTAATGAATTGCTTGAATTACATTAAGAAAACACACTTCGAGGGACGATACCTTGAAATGAATGAGAAAATTCTTTTGGTGAAGTCGATTTACAATAATCGTATCGGAAAACCAAGAGAATCTTAG
- a CDS encoding ABC transporter permease, which produces MNSATIFEARVRKYQKKSMKYIRYMLNDHFLIVLFFLFGFIMVQYSNWIQTIRVLEWPLLGLLAVLLASVPFFGGVATLLEPADGIFLSVVGQDFKAYLQKAIRRSWALPLLVMLASSGIVFPIVAQAFGTNMSMFTKIFLLQVLFKDLLFRCTKYAYRGVLHFTWIEKLGIYLIAVANFFGMFLWISEGWSFVLLVIPILLSIFIEYYYGKAAFVYRFDSMIELELERQQRIYRLYALFVDVPMVHKPQAQRRSYLDAVLKVLVGKNPSGHRYLVSRTVVRTSQYMSLLLQLAVVSFVVALFSQEYYWNFIVNALLVMLLGFQLVGVIQSANTQNSHFSSLADNNARLQDNLSVLMWTMVASGIVLGISSVMGMREVIGLVGIIFYPVFGILFTQFYLRYRLLKKRRKI; this is translated from the coding sequence ATGAATAGTGCAACAATTTTTGAGGCTCGCGTAAGAAAATATCAAAAGAAAAGCATGAAGTATATTCGCTATATGCTTAATGATCATTTCTTGATTGTTTTATTTTTCTTATTTGGCTTTATCATGGTGCAATACTCGAATTGGATTCAAACGATTCGTGTATTGGAATGGCCTTTACTAGGGTTACTTGCAGTTCTACTAGCGAGTGTTCCATTCTTTGGCGGTGTAGCAACGTTGCTCGAACCAGCCGATGGAATCTTTTTATCGGTAGTGGGGCAAGACTTTAAGGCGTACTTACAAAAAGCGATTCGTCGTAGTTGGGCGCTTCCGCTACTTGTGATGCTGGCTTCCTCTGGAATTGTCTTTCCAATCGTAGCACAAGCCTTTGGAACGAATATGAGTATGTTCACAAAGATATTCCTCTTACAAGTGCTCTTTAAAGATTTATTATTCCGTTGTACGAAATACGCTTATCGTGGAGTGCTTCATTTTACATGGATAGAAAAACTCGGTATTTACTTAATTGCAGTAGCGAATTTCTTCGGAATGTTTTTATGGATTTCTGAAGGGTGGTCATTTGTATTATTAGTGATTCCAATCCTTCTAAGTATTTTTATCGAGTACTATTATGGGAAAGCGGCTTTTGTATACCGCTTCGATTCTATGATTGAATTGGAATTAGAAAGACAGCAACGAATTTATCGTTTATATGCGTTGTTTGTAGATGTGCCAATGGTTCATAAACCTCAAGCCCAACGTCGTTCTTATTTAGATGCTGTATTGAAGGTACTTGTTGGAAAGAATCCAAGTGGTCACCGCTATTTAGTGAGTCGTACGGTCGTTCGTACGAGTCAATATATGAGTTTATTATTACAACTGGCGGTTGTTAGTTTTGTAGTCGCATTATTTTCTCAAGAGTATTATTGGAATTTTATCGTCAATGCGTTACTTGTGATGCTATTAGGATTCCAACTCGTTGGTGTTATCCAAAGTGCCAACACGCAAAATAGTCATTTTTCTTCTCTTGCAGATAACAACGCACGTCTTCAGGATAATTTATCAGTCCTAATGTGGACGATGGTCGCATCTGGTATTGTACTTGGAATTTCTTCAGTAATGGGAATGCGTGAAGTAATTGGTTTAGTAGGGATTATTTTTTATCCGGTTTTCGGAATTTTATTCACTCAATTTTATTTACGTTATCGATTATTAAAGAAAAGAAGAAAAATATAG
- a CDS encoding ABC transporter ATP-binding protein: MSLQLNNVTAGYTKVPVITDITFDVNPGEICGLIGLNGAGKSTTIKTIIGQLTPFSGRVEVEKLSILENQRGYRQSIAVIPESPVLYEELTFREHIEFVARSYNQMNEETMAHAMELVEAFRLTKQLDWFPAYFSKGMKQKVLIVCALMLDVPVYVVDEPFLGLDPLGIRTLLQVLKEKKEKGAAILMSTHVLDTAEKYCDRFIVLHEGKVIAQGDIEGLRATSNIEENSLEEIYFALTTGDDAHE; the protein is encoded by the coding sequence ATGTCACTACAATTAAACAATGTAACTGCAGGATATACAAAAGTTCCTGTCATTACAGACATCACTTTTGATGTAAATCCTGGTGAAATTTGTGGGCTTATCGGTTTGAATGGTGCCGGAAAGAGTACGACGATTAAAACGATTATTGGACAACTTACCCCTTTTAGCGGAAGAGTGGAAGTGGAGAAGCTTAGTATCCTCGAAAACCAACGAGGCTACCGTCAGTCGATTGCGGTCATTCCAGAAAGTCCAGTTCTTTATGAAGAATTGACGTTTAGAGAGCATATTGAATTTGTGGCTCGTTCATATAACCAAATGAACGAAGAAACAATGGCCCATGCAATGGAACTCGTGGAAGCATTTCGTTTAACGAAGCAATTGGATTGGTTCCCAGCGTATTTTTCAAAAGGGATGAAGCAAAAAGTGCTCATCGTCTGTGCATTAATGCTTGACGTGCCCGTCTATGTGGTCGATGAACCATTTTTAGGACTTGATCCACTAGGGATTCGTACCTTACTTCAAGTCTTAAAAGAGAAAAAAGAAAAAGGCGCAGCGATTTTAATGTCGACGCACGTACTAGATACGGCAGAGAAGTATTGTGATCGTTTCATCGTGTTACACGAAGGAAAAGTAATTGCGCAAGGCGATATCGAAGGCTTACGAGCAACTTCGAATATTGAAGAAAATTCTCTAGAGGAAATTTACTTTGCATTAACGACAGGGGACGATGCCCATGAATAG
- a CDS encoding HIT family protein encodes MTDCIFDKIINKEIPAHIVYEDDVVVAFLDISQVTPGHTLVVPKKHVANIFEYDEDLASAVFARIPKIARAVQASNPDIKGLNILSNNGELAYQSVFHSHIHLIPRYTKEDGFGLKWHPTNPNSEVLAKIAQSIREQMEA; translated from the coding sequence ATGACAGATTGTATTTTTGATAAAATTATTAATAAAGAAATTCCAGCACATATCGTGTATGAAGATGACGTAGTAGTCGCGTTCCTTGACATTTCTCAAGTGACACCAGGACACACACTGGTTGTTCCTAAAAAACATGTTGCCAATATCTTCGAATATGATGAAGACTTAGCAAGCGCAGTTTTTGCACGTATTCCTAAAATTGCACGTGCCGTTCAAGCATCAAACCCAGATATTAAAGGATTAAATATTTTAAGTAATAATGGTGAATTGGCATACCAAAGCGTCTTCCACTCTCATATCCACTTAATCCCACGCTATACAAAAGAAGATGGTTTTGGATTAAAATGGCACCCAACAAATCCAAATTCAGAAGTATTAGCAAAAATTGCGCAATCAATCCGCGAACAAATGGAGGCATAA
- a CDS encoding YtxH domain-containing protein encodes MSKFLKGFIFGSVIGGVVALLNNPRSGKENREILSKQIQEVSQEVAVIHNGKATLERGIKEIQDVIVPQTMAVVNSIQEEVTKFQLENKPRFRRIQDKIQTLQTHLNEMK; translated from the coding sequence ATGAGTAAATTTCTAAAAGGTTTTATTTTTGGTAGTGTCATCGGTGGTGTCGTTGCCTTATTAAACAACCCAAGAAGTGGAAAAGAGAACCGCGAAATCTTATCCAAACAGATTCAGGAAGTTAGTCAAGAAGTCGCGGTTATTCATAACGGAAAAGCAACCCTTGAAAGAGGCATTAAAGAAATCCAAGACGTGATTGTTCCACAAACAATGGCAGTTGTGAACTCTATTCAAGAAGAAGTAACCAAATTCCAATTGGAAAATAAACCGCGCTTCAGACGTATTCAAGATAAAATTCAAACGTTACAAACACATCTAAACGAAATGAAATAG